A window of the Cucurbita pepo subsp. pepo cultivar mu-cu-16 chromosome LG01, ASM280686v2, whole genome shotgun sequence genome harbors these coding sequences:
- the LOC111799025 gene encoding protein SPIRAL1-like 3 translates to MGRGVSSGGGQSSLGYLFGGGEPANNVQASKKPNGSSQPTSSTSQPADKHIPAGIPGNHTNNYHRADGQNCGNFITDRPSTKVHAAPGGGSSLDFLFGNGKS, encoded by the exons ATGGGTCGTGGAGTTAGCAGCGGCGGTGGACAGAGTTCCTTGGGCTACCTGTTTGGAGGTGGGGAGCCGGCCAACAATGTGCAAGCTTCTAAGAAACCCAATGGATCTTCTCAGCCTACCTCTTCTACTTCACAACCTGCTGATAAACACATACCTGCTGGCATTCCGGGGAATCATACTAACAATTACCATAGAGCAGATGGACAGAACTGTGGCAACTTTATCACG GATCGTCCATCGACCAAGGTTCACGCCGCACCTGGTGGCGGATCTTCTCTGGACTTCCTGTTCGGAAACGGCAAGAGCTAA
- the LOC111798970 gene encoding eukaryotic translation initiation factor 3 subunit M-like isoform X2: MATIVQTSEEDAALTVVRFASELAWADAGSEAAEAQVNRLCVEAQECIVMGRWLDLASLMLTSADLIFSKISEKDLECVFTVICNLVTKSGSQKELLEMAELISSKIGQQPNDKPALRLKILFNLYNLLEDPYCRFHVYMKALDLALKGKVPEHILPSLKKMDSFLREWNIGIVEQRQLFLAIANVLKESKSAANDYFKFLTKYLATFSGEDAHTLSEAKEEAAHAIVEFVRAPNMFKCDLLDMPAVGQLENDAKYSLVYQLLKIFLAQRLDAYLEFQAANSTLLKSYGLVHEDCIAKMRLLSLVDLGSNESARIPYALIKDTLRINDDEVELWVVKAIASKLIDCKMDQMNEVVIVSRCTERVFGQYQWETLRTKLATWRGNIANVIGTIRANKIVDDGSQAVQGLAIR, encoded by the exons ATGGCGACTATCGTTCAAACATCTGAGGAAGATGCGGCGCTCACTGTCGTTCGCTTTGCCTCTGAGCTCGCTTGGGCCGACGCCGGTTCTGAG GCTGCTGAGGCACAAGTTAATAGACTCTGCGTAGAAGCCCAAGAATGTATTGTTATGGGAAGATGGTTGGATTTGGCATCTCTAATGCTTACTTCTGCTGACTTGATATTTTCCAAGATTTCGGAAAAAGA TCTTGAGTGTGTGTTCACTGTTATCTGTAATCTTGTCACTAAGTCTGGGAGTCAaaaagaattgcttgaaatgGCAGAGCTTATATCTTCAAAGATTGGCCAACAACCAAATGACAAACCTGCATTGCGCTTAAAGAT CTTGTTCAATCTGTACAACTTACTTGAGGATCCATATTGTCGGTTCCATGTTTACATGAAGGCCCTAGATTTAGCTCTTAAGGGGAAGGTCCCTGAACATATACTTCCATCATTAAAAAAGATGGATAGTTTCTTGAGAGAGTGGAATATTGGAATTGTAGAGCAGAGACAACTTTTCCTCGCCATCGCTAATGTTTTGAAAGAAAGTAAGAG TGCCGCAAATGATTATTTCAAGTTCCTTACCAAATACTTGGCGACTTTCTCCGGTGAAGATGCCCATACCTTGAGTGAAGCAAAGGAGGAAGCTGCTCATGCAATTGTTGAATTCGTAAGGGCACCAAACATGTTTAAG TGTGACTTGTTAGACATGCCTGCTGTAGGGCAACTGGAGAATGATGCCAAATATTCTTTGGTTTATCAGCTTCTGAAGATTTTTCTGGCTCAGAGATTGGATGCTTACTTGGAATTTCAAGCTGCAAATTCTACTTTATTGAAAAGCTATG GTCTCGTCCATGAAGACTGTATAGCAAAAATGAGGTTATTGTCATTGGTGGATCTTGGCTCAAATGAATCTGCCCGCATTCCATATGCTCTCATCAAGGACACACTTAGG ATCAATGATGATGAGGTGGAACTGTGGGTCGTGAAGGCCATTGCTTCCAAGTTGATTGACTGCAAAATGGACCAGATGAATGAAGTCGTGATTGTGAG CCGTTGTACTGAGCGTGTATTTGGGCAGTATCAATGGGAAACACTTAGGACGAAGCTAGCTACATGGAGG GGTAATATTGCGAATGTGATTGGCACCATACGAGCAAACAAAATAGTTGATGATGGATCACAGGCTGTGCAAGGTTTGGCAATTCGCTGA
- the LOC111798970 gene encoding eukaryotic translation initiation factor 3 subunit M-like isoform X1 — protein sequence MATIVQTSEEDAALTVVRFASELAWADAGSEAAEAQVNRLCVEAQECIVMGRWLDLASLMLTSADLIFSKISEKDLECVFTVICNLVTKSGSQKELLEMAELISSKIGQQPNDKPALRLKILFNLYNLLEDPYCRFHVYMKALDLALKGKVPEHILPSLKKMDSFLREWNIGIVEQRQLFLAIANVLKESKSAANDYFKFLTKYLATFSGEDAHTLSEAKEEAAHAIVEFVRAPNMFKCDLLDMPAVGQLENDAKYSLVYQLLKIFLAQRLDAYLEFQAANSTLLKSYGLVHEDCIAKMRLLSLVDLGSNESARIPYALIKDTLRINDDEVELWVVKAIASKLIDCKMDQMNEVVIVSRCTERVFGQYQWETLRTKLATWRGNIANVIGTIRANKIVDDGSQAVQGLAIR from the exons ATGGCGACTATCGTTCAAACATCTGAGGAAGATGCGGCGCTCACTGTCGTTCGCTTTGCCTCTGAGCTCGCTTGGGCCGACGCCGGTTCTGAG GCTGCTGAGGCACAAGTTAATAGACTCTGCGTAGAAGCCCAAGAATGTATTGTTATGGGAAGATGGTTGGATTTGGCATCTCTAATGCTTACTTCTGCTGACTTGATATTTTCCAAGATTTCGGAAAA aGATCTTGAGTGTGTGTTCACTGTTATCTGTAATCTTGTCACTAAGTCTGGGAGTCAaaaagaattgcttgaaatgGCAGAGCTTATATCTTCAAAGATTGGCCAACAACCAAATGACAAACCTGCATTGCGCTTAAAGAT CTTGTTCAATCTGTACAACTTACTTGAGGATCCATATTGTCGGTTCCATGTTTACATGAAGGCCCTAGATTTAGCTCTTAAGGGGAAGGTCCCTGAACATATACTTCCATCATTAAAAAAGATGGATAGTTTCTTGAGAGAGTGGAATATTGGAATTGTAGAGCAGAGACAACTTTTCCTCGCCATCGCTAATGTTTTGAAAGAAAGTAAGAG TGCCGCAAATGATTATTTCAAGTTCCTTACCAAATACTTGGCGACTTTCTCCGGTGAAGATGCCCATACCTTGAGTGAAGCAAAGGAGGAAGCTGCTCATGCAATTGTTGAATTCGTAAGGGCACCAAACATGTTTAAG TGTGACTTGTTAGACATGCCTGCTGTAGGGCAACTGGAGAATGATGCCAAATATTCTTTGGTTTATCAGCTTCTGAAGATTTTTCTGGCTCAGAGATTGGATGCTTACTTGGAATTTCAAGCTGCAAATTCTACTTTATTGAAAAGCTATG GTCTCGTCCATGAAGACTGTATAGCAAAAATGAGGTTATTGTCATTGGTGGATCTTGGCTCAAATGAATCTGCCCGCATTCCATATGCTCTCATCAAGGACACACTTAGG ATCAATGATGATGAGGTGGAACTGTGGGTCGTGAAGGCCATTGCTTCCAAGTTGATTGACTGCAAAATGGACCAGATGAATGAAGTCGTGATTGTGAG CCGTTGTACTGAGCGTGTATTTGGGCAGTATCAATGGGAAACACTTAGGACGAAGCTAGCTACATGGAGG GGTAATATTGCGAATGTGATTGGCACCATACGAGCAAACAAAATAGTTGATGATGGATCACAGGCTGTGCAAGGTTTGGCAATTCGCTGA